DNA from Streptomyces sp. NBC_01476:
AACGCCGCCGCTGCCGCGTGGGCGAACCTCGACCCCGACGACTACCCGTTCACCCGGAACGTCGCAGGGCAACTGCGCGATCACGACGACCGGGCGGAGTTCCTGGCCGGCATCGACCTCGTCCTCACCGGAATCATCGCCCGGCACTCGTCGCAGGCCGACTGACCCGGCGCGGTGGCCGCACGGCCCGGGGACCCTGCGGCGCCGCCCCGAAAAGGGCTGGAGCGACGGTGACCGGGCTGGTAGCTTGCGGTCGATCGTGACGCCGCCCGAGGAGGTGAGACCCATGAACGCTGTACGACATGGGTGCTCCCCCTTCCCGTCACGGCCGGGCGATTGACGTAGGTGTCGCCGGGAGCGCCTCGACAACAAGGCACTCCCGAAAGGCAACACCTGTGCGCTCTCTGCGCTTCACCACCGAGTCGTCGTCGAACGGCGTGGCCGAACGCGACTTCACCGTGGGCGAGATCCCCGGCGTCCTCTGGTCACCGGCCTCCGGTGCCGATCACGCGCCCCTGGTGCTGATGGGCCACGGCGGCGGCACGCACAAGAAGGCACCGGCCATGGCGGGCCGGGCCCACCGCCTCGTGACCGGCTGCGGCTTCCACGTCGCCGTCATCGACGCCCCCGGTCACGGCGACCGGCCCCGCTCGGCGCACGACGAGCGGGAGATCGCCGCGCTGTACCGGGCGAGGTCGGCGGGCGAGCCGGAAGGCCCGGTCGTGGTCCGCTACAACGCGCACCTGGCGGAACTGGCCGTGCCCGAATGGCGGGCGACCCTGGACGCCCTCCAGGAAGTGCCCGAGATCGGCGCCGACGGGCCGGTCGGCTACTTCGGTATCAACATGGGAACCGCGATCGGAGTGCCGCTGGTGGCGGTCGAACCCAGGATCACGGCCGCGGTCTTCGGTCAGCACTGGCCCGATGCCCTGGCCGGGAAGGCGCAGCAGATCACCATCCCGATCGAGTTCGACCTGCAGTGGGACGACGAGCACATCCCGCGCGCGGCCGGTCTCGCGCTCTTCGACGCCTTCGCCTCGAAGGAGAAGACGCTGCACGCCAACGCGGGCAGGCACAAGGAGCTGCCCCGGTTCGAGGCCGACAGCGCGGTCCGGTTCTTCGCCCGGCACTTCGGCCGGACGGTCGCCTCGGCGGTCTGAGGTACGCGGTGACGGCGTCCGGCTTCCCGGCCGGGCGCCGTCACCGCGGCGGGGCCGGCCGTCGCCGGCGGTGGGACAGGCCGTTGGCGGCGGTGGGGCCGTGGCTGTCGTGCCGGCAGGAAATGCGGTGGACGGTGATCGCCGCAACGGGACACTGGTCCGATGACCGAATCGGATGCGAAGGCGGATCTCCGTCTCTACTTGCAAGATGCCCGTGACGCGCTGGTGTGGAAGCTGGAAGGTCTGCCGGAGTACGACATCCGCCGGCCGGTGACCGCGACGGGCACCAACCTGCTGGGGCTGGTCAAGCATCTGACCGGCGCCGAAGCGGCGTATTTCGGCGAGACGTTCGGGCGGCCGGTCGAGGCGCCGCCGCTGTGGATCGCGGGAGCCGCCGAACCGAACACCGACCTGTGGGCGACCGCCGGCGAGACGCGTGAGCGGATCGTCGGCGACTACCGTCGGGTGTGTGCCCACGCGGATGTGACGATCGCGTCGCTTCCCCTCGACGCCGTCGGCCGGGTGCCGTGGGGTCAGCGGTCCGAACTGTCACTCCACCGGATCCTCGTCCACATGATCGCCGAGACCCAGCGGCACGCCGGGCACGCCGACATCGTCCGTGAACTCATCGATGGGGCCACGGGACAGCGGCCCGGCCACGACAATGTGGCGCCCGGCGACCCGGCCTGGTGGGAGGAGTACCGCAGCCGAGTGGAGCAGGCGGCCAAAGAGGCGGAGCCGGCGCCGTGAGGTTGTGACGTGACGCGCTCCCAAGCCGCGTATACGGCGCAATAGCACGACATAGGGTGCATGATTCTTCTGCGTGCAGCTTCCCAGCCCCTCAGGAGCCGGGCCGGTGGTGCGCCGCGCGGCGTTCCACCGGCCGGTTGGCCGGAGCGCGGTGACTGTCGGTCACACCGCCTGCCGCGGGCAGCCCGTGGCAGGCGCGGGCCGACCGGGTGCGTCCACTCGACGGCATGACACGGAAACAAGGACCTTCATGCACCTCATCACCTACCTGGACTTTCTGCGGACCGCGGAAGAGACCCTCGGGCGCAGCTACCGGCTGGTCTCCGACGGTCACGCGGCCGACGCCGACGTGCGCTGGACCACTGCTCGCTTCTGCGGTCAGTGCGCCGAGCACGCCGGGGCGCTGGCACCCCTGCGGGAGCGGTCCGAGGCTCCACGCGAACCCGTACCGGAACGCCCGCACGCCCAGGGGCTGACCGCGGCGCGGACCGGCCCGGCCGGGTTGCTGCGTGACCTGCAGGACCTCTACCAGCTGGCGACCCTCGTCGACATCACCTGGGAGCTCATCGGCCAGGCCGGACACGCCGTACGGGACCGCGGTCTGCTCCGGGTCGTCGACGACTGCGCGTCCGAGACCCGTGCCCAACTCGCCTGGCTGCGCATGCGCATGAAATCCGTCGCCCCGCGGACGCTGGTCGTGGCCGGGTAAGGCGTCCGGGGCCGTACGCAGAAGCCGTACGCAGAGGCCGTACGCAGAGGCCGTACACACAACCGGGCCGCCGCCTCCACCGTGATGGTGAGGCCGCGGCCCGGTTCCTGACGCGAGTGCCGTCCTGCGTGCGCTACTTACCGATGCGCGGGAGGTCGTTGAGCCGTCCGGGCAGTGCGGTGCCGGTCTGCTGGGCCCGCATGAGCGCGACCACCGCGCCCACGCCGCTGAGGATCAGACTGACCCAGAAGCTGAAGCCGTGGCCGCCGGCCGGGCCGAAGTCGGAGTGGGCGAAGATCGCGATGAGGTAGAGCACGAAGCCGACGGCGAAAGCCAGGAAGGTCAGCACCCGGGCCGGCGCGGGCAGGGTGACCGTGGGAGCGAAGAGGCTGATGGCGAGCACGACAGCGCCGACCACCGTGACGGCCATCGCGAACCAGGCGATGAAGAGCCCGTGATCGAAATGCCAGGCGCTCCAGCTCACGCTGCCCAGGCTGATGCCGTATCCGCGGCCGAAATCCCAGGAGTAGTAGCTGAAGAACGAGAAGATGAACACGATGAACCCGATACCGAGAATGGTCCAGTCGAGGCGGTCGACCGATGCCGGGTCGAAGGAACTCCTCGACGTGCCATTGGCGTTGGGCAGTGGAGCCGGCTGGTCGGGCGGCGGCGGCACATCGTGCGTCATGGTGTCTTGTCTCCCCTGTTGGCGGCGCTCGACGAACATTTTGGGCTGAGAGTAGCGGCACGCGGCCTTGCACCGTGAGTAGTTGGACCGACATGAATCGCATGGGTTCAATGGGCCCTGTCGGGACACCTGGATACGCCAGGGAAACGAGTCGACTTCGGTTGCTCCGCCCGGCCCTTTACGTCACATTTGCCGCTGCTTGAATCCGGTGCACGGCACTGTCCGCCCCCGTCGACCGGCTGCGGTGGGCCGCCGGCGAGCGGCCCCGAGGTCTCAGCGGACCGCGATCCGGGGGACGTACCAGAGGCAGAAGCCGGCCAGGGCCGCCGCGGCCGCCAGGCAGATGCCGGTCTCGATGAGCTGCATCAGGGGCAGTTGGCCGATGTGGAAGCTGCGGCTGTACTGGCCCACGATGCCGTTCGTCCGAAGACAGGTCGCCGAGTCCATCCGGGAGGGGCACGATGGGTAGGTGTCGGTGAGGCTGCCGTCCGCCCGGACGTACCCGCCGCCCAGATACCAGCTGTCCAGCGGTGCACGGCGGAAGTGAAGGCCGGCGCTCCGCTGGATGTGCGCGGTCAGGAGGTGCGGGCGCAGCAGGTCGAGCGCGAGCTGCAGGCCCTCGCTCGCGGCGGCGGCGACCGCCACGGCGGCCAGCGTGCGGCGCAGCAGCAGCCCGGTGGCCGCCCCCGTCAGGAGGGCGAGGAGCAGGTGGGCGACCCCGACAGGACCGGCGTACGAGGAGAACGGCCAGCCGTCCCAGAAGGCGGTGGTGCGCCACGCGTAGCCGTTCAGGCCGCCGGCGTGGTGCCCGCGCCAACTGGTGTACCACCACCAGGAGACCGGCACGGTGAACACAATGGCGGCGAAGGCCGTCACGGCCGTGGCGGTGGCGAGTTTGGCCGCCGCCCACTCGCGGCGGCCCACCGACTGGGTCCAGGCCAGCCGGCTGGTGCCGCTCTCCATGTCCTGCGCGAACAAGGGCGCGCCGACCAGGGCGCCGACCACGACCGGCAGGAGGCGCAGCACCGATGACGCCTGACGGAGGAGCAGGAGGGCGGTGCCCCACTCGTGCGAGGCCGAACTGATGCCGTTGGGGTCCTGGGGGCAGGCCTCGGGTATCCGGCGGCAGGTCCTGACCTGATCGTGGATACCGGCGACGAGCTGATGGTGCTCCCACACCGCCCACAGCGCGCCGAGGACAGCGAGGACGGCGACCGTCCGGTAGGCCGCGCGGTGCCGGCGCCAGGCCAGCCAGAGTGCGCCGGCCGGCCGGGGGAGCGGCAGGGGCAGCGTGAAGGGCAGCCAGGCGGGGCGGTGCCCGCTCGGGGTCCAGGCGACGTAGCGGCCGAGGGTGCTCATACGGCGGGCCTTCCGCCGCGGCCGGGCCGGCGCCATCGGCTGCCGCTTCCCGGGCCGGGGCGGTGGTTCCGGCGCCATCTGGGAGCCGAACCGCCGGCGGCAGGTCCGGCTGTCCCGGCTGTCCCTTCGGTGCCTTCGGTGCCGGTGCGCCCGGCGGGCCGCTCGCCGGAGAGGCCGCCGGGGAGGATGCCGGGGAGGATGCCGGGTGGTTCGTCGGGTGGTTCGTCGGGTGGTTCGTCGGCGGGCGCGAGGAGGGGCGGGGCGTGGGGGTTGCGCAGGTAGGCGAGGAGGACGTCCTCCAGCGTGGGCGGTTCGGCACTCTCGGCCCCGTCGAGGGACGTCGGCAGCTGGAGCAGCGCGGTGAGCTGACGGCCGGTGGTGCGGGCCTCGACCACTGTGTGGCCGCGCAGATCGGGTGGGAGCGCGGCGATGGGCGCGGGCCGCCCGGCGGCGGCTCGGCCGGGCAGATCGCGGGGTGCGTCGGCGAGGGTGCGGGTGACCCGGGTATGGGCGGCCTGGACGAACTCGACGTCGTCGGCCATCAGCATCCGGCCGTGCGCGAGCAGCAGCACGTAGTCGCAGACCAGGTCGAGTTCGGCCAGGACGTGCGAGGACATCACCACGGTGGTGCCGTGCTCGGCGGCCGTGGTCATCAGAGCGGCCATCATGGCGTGCCGCCGCAAGGGGTCCAGGTCGGCCGTCGGCTCGTCGAGCAGGAGCAGGTCGGGGCGCTTGCCGAGGACGAGGGCCAGGGCGAGACAGGTGCGCTGGCCACCCGAGAGGCGGCCGACCCGGGCGGTCAGCGGCACATCGGCGTCGGCCACCAGCGCTCGCGCGGTCGCCCGGTCCCACCGGGGGTTCAGTTCGCGCCCCAGCCGCAGCGTCTCGGCGACCGTGAACGCCGGATGCAGCGGACGGTTCTGGAGCAGTACGCCGACGCGGGGCAGAACCTCGCGCGAGCCCGGCCGCCGGCCGAGGACCCGCATGCCTCCCTCGGCGGGCGCGAGCAGCCCGGCGGCGATCGCGAGCAGCGAGCTCTTGCCGTCACCGTTCGGCCCGACCAGGCCGGCGATCCGGCCGAGCGGGACCCGGAAGTCGCAGTGGCGCAGCGCCCAGCCGGACCGGTCGCGTATGCCCAGGTGGCGGGCTTCCAGCGCGGCCGTCTCCGGGCCGCCGGGCACGGCGGCGAAGGCGGGGTGGTCGGTCATGGGGCCTCGCTCACTACCGCACCCGGGCCTCGGCACCGCGTGGGAACGCGTCGTCCAGCGCGGCCGACACCAGCGCGGCGACATCCTCGCGGTCGAGCCCGGCGCCGCGGGCCGCGGTCATCCAGGTGCCCAGGCTCTCGCGCAAGGGGGAGTCGGCGGCGGCGCCGGGCTGTGCGAGCGACCTGCGCACGAAGGTCCCGACGCCCTGCCGGGCCTCGACCAGGCCCTCGTTCTCCAGCTCGCGGTACGCCTTGAGCACGGTGTTCGGGTTGATCGCCGTCGCGGCCACCACCTCGGCCGCCGAGGGCAGCTTGTCCCCCGGCGTCAACTGGCCCAGCCGGAGCGCCTGTTTGGTCTGCTGGACGATCTGCTGGTACGCGGCGACGCCGCTGCGGCGTTCGATACGGAAGGTCACCACCGGCGCACCATACCACTAGGGAACAGGTGGACCAAGGCCGCGCCGTCGCCACGGCTCCCGCCCCCCTTGGGGCCGGCTCTTCGCATCGGCCGCGGTCCCGCGGCGGCCGGTCGTCCTCGCGGGAGGGCTCATCCATACCTGGTGAACTGGGACTTCCGCCAGGTGTTTGACAAGTGCGCCGGACTCGTCTGACACTCACTCCCCTAGTCAATTAGTGGACCGGGCTGCCTGGCGGGAGGTCGGGACCCGTGACCGTAGGTGACGAGACGGGTCGCACGGCCGTGCGGTCACGGGGCCGGAAAGGAGCGAGCGAGTGTCGACGGAGGTGGGTGAGGCGGCCCGGCGCGCAGCACGAACGGGCGGGCGGACCGGTGGACCGGTTCGCGGTCCGTACCGGGTGGGCGAGGGCGCGGGTGCGGGCCTGCCGGCCGGACGTACCGCTGAGGCCCCGACTGCCTGGCGCGCGGCGGCGGTTGCCGCGCCGCCTGGCCCGGTCGGTGTCGCCGTGCCCGTGCAGCCTGGCTCGGTCGGGGTTCCTGTGCCCGTGCCGCCTGCCCTGGTCGGGGTTTCCGTCTCCGCGCCGCCCGGCTCGGTCGGGGTCCCCGTCTCCGCGCCGCCTCGCTGGGTCGCCGTCCCTGCCCTGCTCCGCCCGTACCGCCGTGCCGGCCGTCGCGTCGTGGCGGCTTCGACCCGGCGGCCCGTGGTCCAGGCGGTGCTGCTGCTCGTGCTCTCCTTCGCGGTGCGCGCGCCCTCCTTCCGGCGGCCGTTCTGGAGTCCGGACGAGGGCTATCTCGCCACGGAGGCGGTCGTGCTCCGGCACGGCGCGCGGATGTACGGGGACGCGGTGGACCGCAAACCGCCGCTGGTCCCCTGGCTGTACGAGGGGTGCGTGGCGATCGCCGGGCCGGACGCGCTGTGGCTGGTACGCCTGCTCGCGGTGGTGGCGCTCGCGCTGACCGCGGTGGTGACCGCCCGGCTCGCGGCCCGCATGATCGGCGGCTGGGCGGCGCTGCCGGCCGGGGTGCTCACCGTGGCGGCGACGACAGCGCTGCCCGCGCCGGACGCCATGGCGGCGACGTTCGAGATCTTCATGCTCCCGGCCACCGCGCTGGCGATCCACTACGGGGTCCGGCGCCGGTACCTCGCCGCCGGGCTGGCGGTGGCGGTCGCCGCGCTGACCAAGCAGGTCGGCTTCGCACCGTTGCTGCCGCTGGCCGTGCAGGTGCTCACCGGCCGCCACCGGCTGCGCGCGGGCGCGGCCCTGGCGGCGGGCGTGACGGCGCCGCTGGCGGTCTGCGCCCTCGCGGTGGGCGTACGGCCGTTCGTCTTCTGGGTGTTCCTCTCCTCCGGGTCGTACGCGGGTTCACCGCCGGGCGCCGCGGCGGTGTTCGCGCACGCCTCCGGCAACCTGCTCCTCCTCCTCACCGCGTTCGCGCCGTTCGTGGTCGTCGTGGTCGTCGCGGCGCCGCGGTCCTGGCCGGCTCTGCGGCGCCGGATACGCGGGAGGGCGAACGGGCCCTGGCCCGTACCCGGTTGGCGACAGGGCACTGCCCCCGCCGGACCTGACGCCGGCCGTACGGTCGGGCTGTGGCTGCTCGCGTCAGCCGCCGGCGTCACCGTCGGATACCACTTCTACGGCCATTACTTCCTCCAACTCGTCCCGCCCGCCGTGCTGTTGGCACTCCGGGCGGTGGACGCGGCCGGCCGTGGCACGGCCACCGGGCGCCGCGGGCCGCGGTGGGCGGTCCACCGCGCCGGGCGCGCCCGGGTGGCGGCGGTGGCCTCCGGGTGCGCGCTGGCGGTGGCAGGAGGCTGGACGGCGGGCGCCCTGCACAGCCGGCCCCCGCAGATGGACACGTCCCTGGCGGTAGCCGCGGCGGTCGACGCGCACAGCACGCCGGGGCAGCGCGTTTTCCTGTGGGGGATGCACCCGGAGGTCTACTGGCTGGCCGGGCGGCGGCCGGCCGGCCGCTTCCTGACCGCGGGCCTGCTCAGCAACTTCAGCGGCAACGGCGACCCGCACCGTGTCGGCGCGGCTTACGCGGTCCCCGGCGCTTGGCGATCGCTCCGCCACGCGTGGGCGGCCACCCCTCCGTGCCTCGTCGTCGACGAGTCCGCCGGCACCCTCTACGCTCTGGCCGACTACCCGGTCCTCAAGGGCCTGCTGACCCGCGGCTATCACGAGATCGCGGTGGTGCGGGGGGTGCGGTTCTACCGGCGTGACCGCTGCTGATCCCGCCCGCCGACCAGGCGCCGCCCCGGCTCGGCTCGGCTCGGCTCTGCTGCGGCGGGCCGGCCGACGCCGCGGATCAACCCCCCGTCTTCGCGCCGTCGCCGCGGTGGCCGGCCGGGCATCCGCTCGGATCATCGGCGTCGATGCGCGGTGCGCCCCGGACGGACGACCCGGCTGTGCGGAGACCGGAGTGACCGCCCGGAGCCGGTACTGCGAGCCCCGCCGCACGACGCTCATGCCCCCACTGATGCCGGAAGGGCCGTCGCGCCCGTGCGTCACGGGCTGGGGATCCGGAGCGGGACGTACGCCCGCCGGGGCCTGTCCGGCGGCTCGGTTGCTGCCGGACAGGCCCCGGGGGGCGAAAGGGCGACCCGGGATTCCCCTCGGGGAGGGGGCGGGCTGCTGACCTCGGCTCGGACAAGCCGGAACCTTCGGCCGGTCAGTCGCACCGGCCGCACAGATGCCCGCGCCGCAGAGCGGACCGGGACCTGGCCGGCGTGGGCACGGGAGCCCACCGGCCGCGGTGCGCCCGGTGCGGCGGCGGACCGTACGGGGACTGCCAGGCAGGCCGCCCGGCCCGCCCCGGGCCGCCTGCCTCGCGGCGCCGTACGGCCAGCTCCTGGAGCGGTGCGGCTGCCGGGCCGCCGCACCCGGCGCACAGCGCGAGGGACCGGGCGTCGAGGGGTTCGTGGTTCACGTTGAGACGGAACGCGCCGTTCACCGGGAAGCGCCCGAAGGCGCAGCCTTGGCAACGGCGGAGAACGATCGGCGGGCAGGTGGGCAGGGCCACCCGGTTTGTGGACACAGAGGCACACCGGTTCCCGTGAGAAGACCGCAGCGAAAAGGGGCGCGGCGCACATGTGCGGCGCGCGACGGATCAGCGCTCGGGGAGTCTCACTCGGTGTACAACGGCACGTCCTTGACAGGGTGACGGCGGGCGGAAGCACCGTACCGGCACACAGGAGTACGGTTCCACCGATTTCCCAGCCGCCGACGCCTCCCGGGCCGGGATCAGTACTCCGGGATGTCGACCTTGCTCGCGGCCGAGACCGGCGCCGGCCCCTCCGACCCCTTGGCCCGGCTCGTCGCGGCCCAGCTCATCTCTCTGCTGCGCCTGCTCACCTCCCAGGAGGCCCGGCGCGCCGTCGGCAGCCGCCCGGAGGCCGAGCGCAGGGCCGCGCCGGCGGAGTGGATCGACACGTCTGCGGAGCTGGTCGGGGGCGGCTTGAAGGGCTACGCCGTCCGCCTGTCCTGAGCGGTCCAGCTGCCGTGGCGCTCGCCGTTCGCCGCTTGACGCTCGCCCTTCGCGGGCGGGCCCGGTCGCCGGGCCTGCGGGACGGCTGGTTACCCTGGAGACCGCGGCACCCGCACAGGTGGCCGCACGGCGGTGGGGCCCGCCGTACCCAACCGCGGCGCCGTCGCCGACAACGGTCCCTGCCTGACCTTTCCGCGCGCCTGCGCGCGGTCCCGGACGATCAGGTAGGAGCCTGACGCATGGCCTTCGACGAGCCCCCGCACGCCGGATGGGACGCAGAACCCACCGACCCCGACACCGCGGTCGATCCGTGGCCGCCCGCGCCGGGCCGCAGCCGGCTCCGCGAGCAGGGCGAGATCATCGCCGTCATCGCGGCCGGCGGCGTCATCGGGGCCGCCGCCCGCTACGGCGCCACCCTCATCTGGCCCACCGGGGCGGGCACGTTCCCCTGGACGACGTTCTGGATCAATGTCACCGGCTGCGCGGCCATGGGCATCCTCATGGTCCTCATCACCGAACGCTTCACCGCCCACCCGCTGACCCGCCCGTTCCTCGGCACCGGCATCCTCGGCGGCTTCACCACCTTCTCCACCGCCACCCTCGACACCAAGAAGCTCCTCGACGGCCACCACCCCGGCACCGCCCTGCTCTATCTCGCGGCCACCCTCGCCGCGGCCATGCTGGCGATCTGGGTCACCGCGACCCTCACCCGGCTGATCGCCCTGCCGCGCGGCACCGGCGAAGGGAGCGGCGCGTGAACTGGCTGATGGTTCTGACCGGCGCCGTCGTCGGTGCCCCCTTGCGCTATCTCACCGACAGGGCCGTCCAGGCCCGCCACGACACCGTCTTCCCCTGGGGCACGTTCACCGTCAACATCGCCGCCTGCGCCGGCCTCGGCTTTCTCACCGGCGCCGCCACCGCGACCACGGTGCCCCAGGCGCTGCAGCATCTGATCGGGCCCGGCCTGTGCGCGACCCTGAGCACGTACTCGACGTTCTCCTTCGAGAGCCTGCGCCTGGCCGAGACCGGCTCGCGCTACTTCGCTTTCGCCAATGCCGGCGTCAGCATCGTCGCCGGTCTGGGCACCGCCTACGTCGGCGCCGGACTCGCCCAGGCGGTCTTCGGCTGACGGCGGCCAGTCGCCCTGGTGACGCGTCCGGCCTGCGGTGGGGGAGGGGGCGTCCTACGGTGATCGGGGGGCTTACGGGAAGGGATGGCCGGTGCCGCCGATCTGGAGTGGAACCCTGACGTTCGGGCTGGTCAGCATCCCCATCCGGATGGAGCCGGCCACCCACTCCCACAAGGTGGCGTTCCGGCAGATCCACCGTGAGGACCACGGCCGGGTGAAGTACCGCAAGGTCTGCGAGGAGGACGGCGCCCGGCTGCAGCCGGAGGACATCGGCCGTGCGTACGAGGCCCCGGACGGGACGCTCGTTCCGATCGCGGACGAGGAACTGGACGACCTGCCGCTGCCGACGGCCAAGACGATCGAGATCAGCGGGTTCCTGGAGATGGCCGACGTACCGGCGGAGATGTTCGACCAGCCGTACTTCCTGGCCCCCGCCGCGCCGGGCGCCGACAAGCCGTACGTCCTGATGCGGGAGGCCCTGGCCCGGGCCGGGAAGGCCGCCGTGGGCAAGTACGCGCTGCGGGGGTCAGGTGAGGCTCTCGGCCTCATCCATCCGCAGGGCGATGTCCTCGTGGTGCACCGGCTGCGGTGGCCCGACGAACTCCGGCCGGCCGGTGACGCCGTGCCCACCGGCCAGGTCGACCTGTCCGACGAGGAGTTGCAGGCCGCGCTCGACTACATCGGGGCTGTCGGCGACGTCGACATGCAGGAGATGCACGACGAATACGCCGAAGCCGTCCGGGCTCTCGTTCTGGCCAAGGCTGAGGACAAGGCTCCGCCGAAGCCGGCCCGGCCGGAAGGCGAGGGCGCGGAGGAGGTCACCGATCTGATGGCCGCGCTGCAGGCGGCGACGGACAAGGCCAGGGCCGACCGGGGCGAAGAAGCGGCCGTGCACCGCATGGCTGACCGCAAACCCGCCAAGAAGACGGCGAAGAAGACCTCCGCCAAGAAAACGGCCGGCAAGAAGACCGCGGCGAAGAAGACCACGAGAAAACGGGCCGGCTGACCCGGCGCCCGCTCTCGGTTGAG
Protein-coding regions in this window:
- a CDS encoding alpha/beta hydrolase produces the protein MRSLRFTTESSSNGVAERDFTVGEIPGVLWSPASGADHAPLVLMGHGGGTHKKAPAMAGRAHRLVTGCGFHVAVIDAPGHGDRPRSAHDEREIAALYRARSAGEPEGPVVVRYNAHLAELAVPEWRATLDALQEVPEIGADGPVGYFGINMGTAIGVPLVAVEPRITAAVFGQHWPDALAGKAQQITIPIEFDLQWDDEHIPRAAGLALFDAFASKEKTLHANAGRHKELPRFEADSAVRFFARHFGRTVASAV
- a CDS encoding DinB family protein, with translation MTESDAKADLRLYLQDARDALVWKLEGLPEYDIRRPVTATGTNLLGLVKHLTGAEAAYFGETFGRPVEAPPLWIAGAAEPNTDLWATAGETRERIVGDYRRVCAHADVTIASLPLDAVGRVPWGQRSELSLHRILVHMIAETQRHAGHADIVRELIDGATGQRPGHDNVAPGDPAWWEEYRSRVEQAAKEAEPAP
- a CDS encoding cell wall protein, which gives rise to MSTLGRYVAWTPSGHRPAWLPFTLPLPLPRPAGALWLAWRRHRAAYRTVAVLAVLGALWAVWEHHQLVAGIHDQVRTCRRIPEACPQDPNGISSASHEWGTALLLLRQASSVLRLLPVVVGALVGAPLFAQDMESGTSRLAWTQSVGRREWAAAKLATATAVTAFAAIVFTVPVSWWWYTSWRGHHAGGLNGYAWRTTAFWDGWPFSSYAGPVGVAHLLLALLTGAATGLLLRRTLAAVAVAAAASEGLQLALDLLRPHLLTAHIQRSAGLHFRRAPLDSWYLGGGYVRADGSLTDTYPSCPSRMDSATCLRTNGIVGQYSRSFHIGQLPLMQLIETGICLAAAAALAGFCLWYVPRIAVR
- a CDS encoding GntR family transcriptional regulator, with translation MTFRIERRSGVAAYQQIVQQTKQALRLGQLTPGDKLPSAAEVVAATAINPNTVLKAYRELENEGLVEARQGVGTFVRRSLAQPGAAADSPLRESLGTWMTAARGAGLDREDVAALVSAALDDAFPRGAEARVR
- a CDS encoding glycosyltransferase family 39 protein; translation: MAASTRRPVVQAVLLLVLSFAVRAPSFRRPFWSPDEGYLATEAVVLRHGARMYGDAVDRKPPLVPWLYEGCVAIAGPDALWLVRLLAVVALALTAVVTARLAARMIGGWAALPAGVLTVAATTALPAPDAMAATFEIFMLPATALAIHYGVRRRYLAAGLAVAVAALTKQVGFAPLLPLAVQVLTGRHRLRAGAALAAGVTAPLAVCALAVGVRPFVFWVFLSSGSYAGSPPGAAAVFAHASGNLLLLLTAFAPFVVVVVVAAPRSWPALRRRIRGRANGPWPVPGWRQGTAPAGPDAGRTVGLWLLASAAGVTVGYHFYGHYFLQLVPPAVLLALRAVDAAGRGTATGRRGPRWAVHRAGRARVAAVASGCALAVAGGWTAGALHSRPPQMDTSLAVAAAVDAHSTPGQRVFLWGMHPEVYWLAGRRPAGRFLTAGLLSNFSGNGDPHRVGAAYAVPGAWRSLRHAWAATPPCLVVDESAGTLYALADYPVLKGLLTRGYHEIAVVRGVRFYRRDRC
- a CDS encoding FluC/FEX family fluoride channel, yielding MAFDEPPHAGWDAEPTDPDTAVDPWPPAPGRSRLREQGEIIAVIAAGGVIGAAARYGATLIWPTGAGTFPWTTFWINVTGCAAMGILMVLITERFTAHPLTRPFLGTGILGGFTTFSTATLDTKKLLDGHHPGTALLYLAATLAAAMLAIWVTATLTRLIALPRGTGEGSGA
- a CDS encoding fluoride efflux transporter FluC, giving the protein MNWLMVLTGAVVGAPLRYLTDRAVQARHDTVFPWGTFTVNIAACAGLGFLTGAATATTVPQALQHLIGPGLCATLSTYSTFSFESLRLAETGSRYFAFANAGVSIVAGLGTAYVGAGLAQAVFG
- the ku gene encoding non-homologous end joining protein Ku produces the protein MPPIWSGTLTFGLVSIPIRMEPATHSHKVAFRQIHREDHGRVKYRKVCEEDGARLQPEDIGRAYEAPDGTLVPIADEELDDLPLPTAKTIEISGFLEMADVPAEMFDQPYFLAPAAPGADKPYVLMREALARAGKAAVGKYALRGSGEALGLIHPQGDVLVVHRLRWPDELRPAGDAVPTGQVDLSDEELQAALDYIGAVGDVDMQEMHDEYAEAVRALVLAKAEDKAPPKPARPEGEGAEEVTDLMAALQAATDKARADRGEEAAVHRMADRKPAKKTAKKTSAKKTAGKKTAAKKTTRKRAG